The proteins below come from a single Mya arenaria isolate MELC-2E11 chromosome 6, ASM2691426v1 genomic window:
- the LOC128238353 gene encoding tyrosine-protein phosphatase 10D-like isoform X3, whose protein sequence is MGYKGKTEPYRIQVLEAATTRESTEPTTYDTTTPTTSINILGPINIRGPTISQYTKPSEPLNVEGDVLDKTVNLKWDSPKFPNGVISAYTVCFAYKHYRDQSYSETNCTNKTAPEIDMTGNHFETRLSLPFAGAFYIFSVAAVNKMFTGRGIFDARRTYESTPGRVTGLYSQATNTTITVIWSRPGVPNGDIERYQLQWIKGEVNCTVFISTYKRTYSAREVTIKPSLTYGPLTSEEPDDDNCILPTPDPIRVNQENMRYTIGSLEHNKEYELLVTPFTTTGRGPSSNITQRTIETRPGPVGIVTIRDIESTAINVTWTIPEINPGPTNYTAVARSMIHRQEHTSRCEVEEKDTNYTTTGCVIENLHEFWRYKVEVIAKTRGGISEPTISEPFFTQESTPGKPTSFNVIKFTDLKKACDATKINVTWSEPNLQDRNANITRYVVMRELRKTEVFTFTVDNPLPFAFNNRKFSLERTGLTANWGHQWQLYAVGRNGVRGRPENKVFWTEECAPPKMDSHIEKLEITSSSVIFNLDPNFFKNEIQGKIVKYGMVGGNVRDVVKKVNKNTVLSLGSWSNFTSYNHQGAYRFTFNLIPIVNGKLQVEVGKNKNCRKEDLKDFCNGPLPSGLELWVKAYACTNVACTVSEHYGPFTIQQPHQDSNGGVDGALIALPILIAILILISMFLVLWWRGAIDPLQWKKQLLREGEEYEEQETLQEIVEPNRSIPIATYNEALAELHRDTHLILAAQYEEIKRRADQIGLKSAFEAAKLDPNKSKNRWANILPFDHSRVKLQQLDDDCPESDYINANYLSGFHYQREYIATQGPLPGTIDDFWRMVWEQNVMMIVMLTQCKEGNKVKCEMYWPDTVQEPKQYGNVVVNPTSITNMNKFNINIFDISHATDVTKIRKVLQFHYLDFMDFTAAVEVDNFIEFVRTVRGHVPHEMISPMVIHCSAGVGRTGSYIAIDRLQEYLNSPTFSFDDRINIFDMVIEMREQRVNMVQTESQYILIHDCFERMLEDKKTSLQTTQTMAKLAYDKKPDANRQRTAL, encoded by the exons atgggatataAGGGAAAAACGGAACCATATAGG ATACAGGTTTTAGAGGCTGCAACTACAAGAGAGTCAACTGAGCCGACGACATATGATACAACCACACCAACTACATCTATAAACATACTGGGACCTATAAACATACGGGGACCAACAATATCCCAATACACCA AACCGAGTGAGCCATTAAACGTGGAAGGTGATGTTCTTGATAAAACGGTAAACTTAAAGTGGGATAGCCCCAAATTCCCAAATGGGGTGATTTCTGCCTACACGGTGTGCTTTGCTTACAAGCACTATAGGGACCAGTCATACTCCGAAACAAACTGCACTAACAAAACAGCGCCGGAAATAGACATGACTGGGAACCACTTTGAAACAAGATTGTCACTTCCGTTTGCAG gtgcattttatatattttctgttgcTGCTGTTAACAAGATGTTTACGGGAAGAGGGATTTTCGATGCAAGAAGAACTTATGAATCGA CACCCGGACGTGTCACTGGACTGTACTCACAGGCTACCAACACAACCATTACCGTGATCTGGTCACGTCCAGGTGTCCCGAACGGAGATATTGAAAGGTACCAGCTTCAGTGGATTAAAGGAGAAGTCAACTGCACCGTTTTCATCTCAACATACAAGCGTACCTATTCAGCCAGGGAA GTTACGATCAAACCATCCTTGACCTATGGCCCACTGACCTCAGAG GAACCCGATGATGACAACTGTATTTTGCCAACGCCTGATCCAATTCGTGTCAACCAAGAGAACATGCGCTATACCATAGGCAGTCTTGAACATAATAAAGAATATGAGCTATTGGTGACGCCGTTTACAACTACAGGACGAGGGCCTTCCAGTAATATCACACAACGAACAATTGAAacaa GACCGGGCCCTGTGGGCATTGTAACAATACGCGATATTGAGTCAACGGCGATAAACGTGACATGGACGATTCCTGAAATAAACCCAGGTCCAACCAACTACACAGCAGTCGCTAGGAGCATGATACATAGACAGGAACACACTTCTCGGTGTGAAGTTGAAG AGAAAGATACCA ATTACACGACCACTGGATGTGTGATAGAGAACCTCCACGAATTTTGGAGGTATAAGGTTGAGGTCATTGCAAAAACCAGGGGAGGGATCAGTGAACCAACAATCTCCGAGCCTTTCTTTACACAAGAATCAA CCCCAGGAAAACCGACATCATTTAACGTTATTAAATtcactgatttaaaaaaagccTGTGACGCAACAAAGATCAATGTTACCTGGAGCGAACCCAACCTCCAAGACAGAAATGCCAATATCACACGTTATGTTGTCATGAGGGAGTTGCGTAAGACCGAGGTGTTCACATTTACCGTTGATAACCCTCTACCATTTGCGTTCAACAACAGGAAGTTTTCATTGGAACGTACAGGTCTCACCGCTAACTGGGGACATCAATGGCAG CTTTATGCTGTTGGAAGAAATGGGGTCAGAGGAAGGCCTGAAAACAAGGTATTTTGGACGGAAGAATGCG CTCCCCCCAAAATGGACTCTCATATTGAGAAATTAGAGATCACCTCGTCATCGGTGATTTTTAATCTTGATCCTAATTTCTTCAAGAACGAAATACAAGGGAAGATAGTGAAGTATGGAATGGTAGGAGGAAATGTACGGGATGTGGTCAAAAAAG taaataaaaacactgttttgaGCCTAGGCAGCTGGAGCAATTTTACATCTTATAACCACCAGGGTGCTTATAGATTCACGTTCAACTTGATACCCATTGTGAATG GTAAACTTCAAGTTGAGGTTGGAAAGAATAAAAACTGCAGAAAAGAGGATCTTAAAGATTTTTGCAATGGGCCGCTTCCTAGTGGATTAGAATTATG GGTAAAGGCTTATGCCTGCACGAACGTTGCATGCACTGTGTCCGAGCACTATGGACCTTTTACAATCCAACAACCACACCAAGATTCGAATGGTGGTGTGGATGGGGCCTTGATTGCATTGCCTATTCTTATTGCCATCCTTATCCTCATCAGTATGTTTCTGGTTCTTTGGTGGCGAGGAGCAATTGACCC ACTTCAGTGGAAAAAACAACTGCTGAGAGAGGGCGAGGAATATGAAGAACAGGAAACACTTCAAGAGATTGTAGAGCCGAACAG ATCCATTCCAATAGCAACATACAACGAGGCCCTTGCTGAACTTCACAGGGACACACATCTCATCCTGGCAGCTCAGTATGAG gAGATAAAGCGACGAGCGGATCAGATAGGACTGAAGTCCGCCTTCGAGGCTGCCAAACTTGATCCTAACAAGTCCAAAAACAGATGGGCCAATATTCTGCCCT TCGACCATAGCCGGGTAAAACTTCAACAGTTGGATGACGATTGCCCCGAATCAGACTATATCAATGCTAACTATTTGTCT GGCTTTCATTATCAACGGGAGTATATAGCAACCCAAGGTCCGTTACCAGGAACGATCGACGACTTCTGGCGAATGGTGTGGGAACAGAACGTCATGATGATCGTAATGTTAACACAATGCAAGGAGGGAAACAAA GTGAAATGTGAGATGTACTGGCCGGACACTGTCCAAGAGCCAAAGCAGTACGGAAATGTTGTGGTCAACCCGACCTCGATAACCAACATGAACAAGTTTAACATCAACATCTTCGACATCTCGCACGCCACCGAT gtAACGAAGATTAGGAAAGTTCTGCAATTCCACTACCTGGACTTTATGGATTTCACGGCTGCCGTGGAAGTTGATAATTTCATCGAATTTGTACGCACCGTCCGAGGTCACGTGCCACACGAAATGATCAGCCCTATGGTAATTCATTGCAG tgCTGGCGTAGGCAGGACGGGCTCTTATATCGCCATAGATCGCTTGCAAGAGTATCTGAACTCTCCCACGTTCAGTTTCGATGACCGCATCAACATTTTCGACATGGTCATTGAAATGAGGGAACAGAGAGTCAACATGGTCCAGACAGAA TCTCAGTACATCCTAATCCATGACTGTTTTGAGAGGATGTTGGAGGACAAGAAAACATCACTGCAAACTACACAAACGATGGCAAAACTGGCATACG ATAAGAAACCTGACGCAA ATCGGCAAAGAACAGCGCTTTGA